In Sphingopyxis sp. FD7, a single window of DNA contains:
- a CDS encoding DUF305 domain-containing protein → MYLVMFVMIDRLSSFYNNLNMLYMTLMMVSPMVVLMIVAMPGMFPSKRLNTFLLLGSAVAFFGSFGLIRTQTTIGDTAFLRSMIPHHSGAILMCEQASLKDAEIRELCRGIIAGQAAEIEQMKSILARK, encoded by the coding sequence ATGTATCTGGTGATGTTCGTCATGATCGACCGCCTCTCGAGCTTCTACAATAATCTCAACATGCTCTACATGACGCTGATGATGGTCTCGCCGATGGTCGTGCTGATGATCGTCGCAATGCCGGGCATGTTCCCGTCGAAACGTCTCAATACGTTCCTGCTGCTGGGATCGGCAGTTGCCTTCTTCGGGAGCTTCGGGCTCATCCGGACACAGACGACGATCGGCGACACGGCCTTCTTGCGTTCGATGATCCCGCATCACTCGGGCGCGATCCTCATGTGTGAACAGGCTTCTCTCAAAGATGCCGAGATACGCGAACTCTGCCGCGGCATCATCGCGGGGCAGGCGGCCGAAATCGAACAGATGAAATCCATTCTCGCGAGGAAATGA